One window of Candidatus Microthrix subdominans genomic DNA carries:
- a CDS encoding IS1380 family transposase produces MERIRQVQSSASASVRYDGVDETDKIVALGGLGPLAEYADRLGLTDGFASAVPYRGAAMPVVDRGGLLVHSLLMLNAGGDCCTDLGMLQAAGGVLGSVGSETTFRRMITDMAKTPGSVGAVDDVMREVRTRVWAEHGWSNPGCRVVLDIDATLTPAHSEKEDAKGNYKRGFGFHPVACFADCSGEALAIEHRPGNAGANTIVDLVGIIDAGLDALPDTVARSHRPGANTAEATNEILVRSDSAGHTLGFLWDMWNRNLRFCVTGRSNNIVSSVILAFDENTNWENALRPRNIDWDGNDSDVDARNAQVVEVTHDPAITDWVGLKNRPKDDLDVHYPPGTRMIIRREPLHPGAQQRMFDTNGWRHTIIVSDLPDDSPLEIDRLQREHAHVEENIKRLKTTGLDRFPFPDTARNKVWTSMVGWAHTLCRWFQLDLLAGSEFEHAHPKKLRRCLFSTPAILRVKNRQTWTMWPKGWPWNPHLRAAGRRLRTMNTPTPLRI; encoded by the coding sequence TTGGAACGCATTCGTCAGGTGCAATCTAGCGCGTCGGCTTCGGTGCGATATGACGGCGTCGATGAGACCGACAAGATCGTCGCGTTGGGCGGTTTGGGGCCGCTCGCCGAGTACGCGGACCGCCTTGGTCTGACCGACGGATTCGCCTCGGCGGTGCCCTATCGGGGTGCCGCCATGCCGGTGGTCGATCGGGGTGGGCTGTTGGTCCACAGTCTGTTGATGTTGAACGCCGGTGGCGACTGTTGCACCGATCTTGGAATGCTCCAGGCAGCCGGAGGAGTGCTGGGTTCGGTTGGTTCAGAGACGACGTTCCGGCGGATGATCACCGACATGGCCAAGACACCCGGATCGGTCGGCGCTGTTGATGACGTGATGCGCGAGGTCCGCACCAGGGTGTGGGCCGAACACGGCTGGTCCAACCCCGGCTGCCGGGTGGTCCTGGACATCGACGCCACCCTGACACCCGCACATTCGGAGAAGGAAGACGCCAAAGGCAACTACAAACGCGGTTTCGGGTTCCACCCGGTCGCGTGTTTCGCTGACTGCTCAGGAGAGGCCCTCGCAATCGAGCACCGCCCCGGCAACGCCGGCGCGAACACGATCGTCGATCTGGTTGGCATCATCGACGCCGGACTGGACGCGCTTCCCGACACGGTCGCCCGGTCCCATCGTCCCGGCGCTAACACCGCTGAAGCGACCAACGAGATCCTTGTCCGCTCCGATTCGGCCGGGCACACCCTCGGATTCTTGTGGGACATGTGGAACCGCAACCTGCGGTTCTGTGTCACCGGCCGGTCGAACAACATCGTGAGCTCGGTGATCCTCGCCTTCGACGAAAACACCAACTGGGAGAACGCTTTGCGGCCCCGCAACATCGACTGGGACGGCAACGATTCTGATGTCGACGCCCGCAACGCGCAGGTTGTTGAGGTCACCCATGACCCGGCAATCACGGACTGGGTTGGCCTGAAGAATCGGCCCAAAGACGACCTCGATGTCCACTATCCGCCAGGCACCCGGATGATCATCCGACGTGAACCGTTACACCCCGGTGCTCAACAACGGATGTTCGACACGAACGGCTGGCGCCACACCATCATCGTCTCCGATCTCCCCGACGACAGCCCGTTGGAGATCGACCGGCTCCAACGCGAACACGCCCACGTCGAGGAGAACATCAAACGACTCAAGACCACCGGCCTTGACCGGTTCCCGTTCCCCGACACCGCCCGCAACAAGGTCTGGACCTCAATGGTCGGCTGGGCCCACACCCTCTGCCGATGGTTCCAACTCGACCTCCTCGCAGGCAGCGAGTTCGAACACGCCCACCCCAAAAAGCTGAGACGCTGCCTGTTCAGCACCCCAGCAATCCTGCGCGTTAAGAACCGGCAGACCTGGACAATGTGGCCCAAAGGCTGGCCATGGAACCCCCACCTCCGCGCCGCCGGGCGACGCCTCCGGACCATGAACACCCCCACACCACTCCGGATCTGA